In one window of Paraflavitalea soli DNA:
- a CDS encoding HNH endonuclease yields the protein MSSHFLSGLNTQQYGQLKDKLFNTQSGKCFICEDIIDLNLHNGSLDIDHVMPLKLGGKDDPMNFALTHSSCNRSKQDSNLEVARVLKRFEKIKEKAEKDNRGPNLQDILATEGGGKFKLNFSMFDGIIRYSLPQLGDNRVYEVPVYTDYLSDDEYFFVQLPIEYIYHDDVINPRSIGDNISKLVKEFYNKNPQLQVSLGWVENQNGDGSEVKVFDGQHKVAAQILLGVRKIPIRIFINPDKNRLTLTNFHAGTTLRQVAFDKSVQRHLGNTLYSQRVKRYQVEHELQEDNLYFSERDLLNYFRGESKEVKRYILDAIRDAITYSPDNKLRQFTELGGRSNKLPVSYSTIEKTFYSFFIHQDVLITPIDHKLEEGENPRELEKDQITELMNIVAEELFIEHFDVELGTYRIENRIQQGENIPINHLRALRMAKEEIMYTWLRYISQIIKNYYIMHGKPIQEDKLFQYKFAEPLWQRIRSFIRNLANLPLWINKEASSTIFGGKQNYGFWQTIFESGKSPANVQVLSKPIDLMQMIVE from the coding sequence ATGAGCTCACATTTTCTTAGCGGACTTAATACTCAGCAATATGGGCAACTAAAAGATAAACTCTTCAACACTCAATCTGGTAAATGTTTTATTTGTGAAGATATAATTGACCTAAACTTACATAATGGGTCTTTAGATATAGATCATGTAATGCCGCTTAAACTCGGTGGTAAAGATGATCCTATGAATTTTGCTTTAACACATTCCAGCTGCAATCGCTCTAAGCAAGATTCTAATTTAGAGGTTGCTAGGGTTCTGAAACGTTTTGAGAAAATAAAAGAAAAAGCGGAAAAGGATAACCGTGGTCCTAACCTGCAGGATATTCTCGCTACGGAAGGTGGTGGGAAATTTAAACTCAATTTTTCAATGTTTGATGGAATCATTCGTTATTCTCTTCCTCAGTTAGGTGATAACAGGGTTTATGAAGTACCAGTATATACAGATTACTTAAGTGATGACGAATATTTCTTCGTTCAACTTCCTATAGAATATATCTACCATGATGATGTTATTAATCCTCGCTCAATTGGAGATAATATATCAAAGTTGGTTAAAGAGTTTTATAACAAAAATCCACAACTTCAGGTATCACTGGGATGGGTTGAAAATCAAAATGGTGATGGATCGGAAGTAAAAGTCTTTGATGGTCAGCATAAGGTTGCTGCTCAAATTTTGTTAGGCGTGCGAAAGATTCCTATTCGTATTTTCATTAACCCTGATAAAAACAGGCTAACGCTAACTAATTTCCATGCAGGTACTACTTTACGACAAGTTGCGTTTGATAAATCAGTCCAACGCCATTTAGGTAATACATTATATTCTCAAAGAGTTAAGCGATATCAGGTTGAACATGAATTGCAAGAAGATAATTTGTATTTTTCTGAAAGAGATTTACTTAATTATTTTAGAGGAGAATCAAAAGAGGTAAAGCGTTATATTCTAGATGCAATTCGGGATGCGATTACTTATAGTCCGGATAATAAGCTACGACAGTTTACAGAATTGGGGGGGCGAAGTAACAAATTACCAGTTTCTTATAGTACAATAGAGAAAACTTTCTACTCTTTCTTTATTCATCAAGATGTATTAATTACACCGATAGATCATAAACTTGAAGAAGGGGAGAACCCTCGAGAGTTAGAAAAAGATCAAATAACCGAGCTTATGAACATTGTAGCTGAGGAATTATTTATAGAGCATTTTGATGTTGAACTTGGTACCTATAGAATAGAAAATAGAATTCAGCAAGGGGAAAATATACCAATCAATCATTTACGAGCTTTGCGAATGGCCAAAGAAGAAATTATGTACACCTGGCTTCGATATATTTCGCAAATAATTAAGAACTATTATATTATGCATGGGAAACCCATCCAGGAGGATAAACTATTTCAATATAAGTTCGCTGAGCCACTATGGCAAAGAATTCGGTCCTTTATAAGGAATTTAGCTAACCTTCCACTTTGGATTAATAAAGAAGCTTCAAGTACAATTTTTGGAGGGAAACAAAATTATGGATTTTGGCAAACAATCTTTGAAAGCGGTAAGTCTCCTGCAAACGTCCAAGTTCTTTCAAAACCAATTGATTTAATGCAAATGATTGTTGAATAA
- a CDS encoding KH domain-containing protein — translation MSRPRTLSAFNETEHSLVQKYLGIKVAHMMGRKLEEGDWSYVYCKAKNIPEKGWSNLDIDIIHNNMGLEQKMLCYRSNSDLANVYGTTQMHPSLTRSIRIPDTKDPNQAMADLLNQYSQLVKDRKKRVASQNTTEQEVEMRTGWLLWQESLRQFLYFEEEMLEPNPEEYVAEWRETVGGGSRKRSVNLWIYEKKTGKKRYSITTSAGAKIQPYFDIPSPIDPNVYLFTVIGEAVRIGYVRIWLTDSTFKELKRAFNTIDPDEISDKLIAFCSSIEIKEEADPLTHKEEGMSLEIRTDAYKLLTESVKGVSDEHSIRIILSQMK, via the coding sequence ATGTCAAGACCCAGGACTCTATCAGCCTTTAATGAGACCGAACACAGCCTTGTCCAAAAATATTTAGGTATTAAAGTTGCACATATGATGGGACGTAAGCTTGAGGAAGGAGATTGGTCATACGTATATTGTAAAGCAAAAAATATCCCCGAAAAGGGATGGAGCAATTTGGACATCGATATTATACATAATAATATGGGGCTTGAACAAAAAATGTTATGCTATAGATCTAATTCTGATTTAGCAAATGTTTATGGCACAACACAAATGCATCCTTCTTTAACTCGCTCTATTAGAATTCCTGACACCAAAGATCCTAATCAAGCAATGGCTGATCTATTAAATCAATATTCACAACTTGTAAAAGACCGTAAAAAGAGGGTTGCATCGCAGAATACAACTGAGCAAGAAGTTGAAATGAGAACAGGTTGGTTATTATGGCAAGAATCATTAAGGCAGTTTTTATATTTCGAAGAGGAAATGTTAGAACCGAACCCTGAAGAATATGTTGCTGAATGGAGAGAAACAGTTGGAGGAGGAAGCAGAAAGAGGAGTGTAAATCTTTGGATTTATGAAAAAAAAACGGGAAAAAAGCGATATTCTATAACCACGAGTGCCGGTGCAAAAATTCAACCGTATTTTGATATACCATCGCCAATAGATCCCAATGTTTATTTATTCACTGTAATTGGTGAAGCTGTTAGAATAGGGTATGTTAGAATTTGGTTGACAGATAGCACTTTTAAAGAACTTAAACGGGCATTCAATACTATTGATCCAGATGAAATTAGCGATAAGCTGATAGCTTTTTGTTCTTCTATTGAAATTAAGGAGGAAGCTGATCCACTAACTCATAAAGAAGAAGGTATGAGCCTCGAAATTAGAACAGATGCTTATAAATTGTTGACAGAAAGTGTAAAAGGAGTTAGCGATGAACATAGTATAAGAATCATATTATCACAAATGAAATAG
- a CDS encoding IMPACT family protein, which translates to MTTMIEQDFYYTVEKPATAEFKDRGSKFIAFAFPINTIEEFKQRLEEVKKEHPKATHHCFAYRIGTDKNVYRVSDDGEPSGTAGKPILGQIDSKELTNVLIVVVRYFGGTLLGVPGLINAYKSAASMVLQVMPATQRFIEVPYTVNFDYSQMNEVMIVVKQLNCTVLGQDLGLFCHLRIGISKARLQEALYRLGDLRGVEVKKA; encoded by the coding sequence ATGACAACCATGATCGAGCAGGATTTTTATTATACCGTGGAAAAGCCCGCCACCGCCGAGTTCAAAGACAGGGGCAGTAAGTTTATTGCTTTTGCATTTCCCATCAATACCATTGAGGAGTTTAAGCAGCGCCTGGAAGAAGTGAAGAAAGAACATCCCAAAGCAACCCATCATTGTTTTGCTTATCGTATTGGCACCGATAAAAATGTTTATCGTGTCAGCGATGATGGCGAGCCTTCCGGTACTGCCGGCAAGCCCATCCTCGGCCAGATCGACAGCAAAGAGCTCACCAATGTACTCATTGTGGTCGTTCGTTATTTCGGGGGCACCTTGCTCGGTGTGCCCGGTCTCATCAATGCTTACAAGAGCGCTGCTTCCATGGTCCTCCAGGTAATGCCCGCCACCCAGCGTTTTATTGAGGTGCCCTATACCGTCAACTTCGATTACTCACAGATGAATGAGGTGATGATCGTCGTCAAGCAGCTCAACTGCACCGTGCTCGGGCAGGACCTGGGCCTGTTTTGCCACCTGCGCATCGGTATCTCCAAAGCCCGCCTCCAGGAAGCCCTGTACCGCCTCGGCGATCTCAGAGGTGTAGAAGTGAAGAAAGCATAA
- a CDS encoding metallophosphoesterase: MTIQYCSDLHLERPENYAWWKKRPILPAADTLILAGDILPFAEMDQFPDFFHYLSDHFQATYWLPGNHEYYGSDILHRSGPFREAIRPNVFLLNNQVEQLEGITLVFSTLWSHISPAAEWTIARYVTDFRAITHGGERYLPLHSNRLHKECRQFIETAVAAAPTSKIVVATHHIPTFLNYPAKYKNSPVNEAFATELHDFIYQSSIDTWIFGHHHVNTPEFNVGNTRMLTNQLGYVKQGENRGYRQDAVIKP, from the coding sequence ATGACTATCCAATACTGTTCCGATCTCCACCTCGAGCGGCCAGAGAATTATGCCTGGTGGAAGAAGAGGCCCATCCTTCCCGCTGCCGATACCCTCATCCTGGCGGGCGATATCCTGCCTTTTGCCGAAATGGACCAGTTCCCGGACTTCTTTCATTACCTGTCCGATCATTTCCAGGCTACCTACTGGCTGCCCGGCAACCACGAGTATTACGGCAGCGATATCCTCCACCGCAGCGGCCCCTTCCGCGAGGCCATCCGCCCCAATGTCTTCCTCCTCAATAACCAGGTGGAGCAATTGGAGGGTATCACCCTTGTCTTCTCCACCTTATGGTCCCACATCAGTCCGGCCGCGGAGTGGACCATTGCCCGTTACGTCACCGACTTCAGAGCCATCACCCATGGTGGCGAGCGTTATCTTCCCCTGCACAGCAACCGTCTCCACAAGGAATGTCGGCAATTTATTGAGACCGCCGTTGCTGCTGCGCCAACCTCCAAAATAGTGGTCGCCACCCATCATATACCCACCTTCCTCAATTATCCGGCTAAATATAAAAACTCACCAGTCAATGAAGCCTTCGCTACCGAGCTCCATGATTTTATTTACCAATCATCCATCGATACCTGGATCTTTGGCCATCACCATGTCAATACGCCGGAGTTCAACGTCGGTAATACACGGATGCTGACCAACCAATTGGGGTATGTGAAGCAAGGGGAGAATAGAGGGTATCGACAGGATGCGGTGATCAAGCCCTAG
- a CDS encoding 3-hydroxyacyl-CoA dehydrogenase family protein, with translation MSLQHIAVIGAGTMGNGIAHVFAQSGFTVNLIDVNGAQLEKAVQTIGKNLDRQISKGTLTEAQKETTLGNITTHTDLAAGVENAELVVEAATENIDLKLKIFRQLDEAAPAGAILATNTSSISITKIAAVTKRANKVIGMHFMNPVPVMKLVEIINGYATDKGVTDTIVSLSTQLGKVPCVVNDYPGFIANRILMPMINEAIYSLYEGVAGVEGIDTVMKLGMAHPMGPLQLADFIGLDVCYSILNVLYEGFGNPKYAPCPLLTNMVTAGYLGMKSGEGFYTYTSGSKELVVSERFR, from the coding sequence ATGTCTCTTCAACACATCGCAGTGATCGGCGCCGGCACGATGGGCAATGGCATCGCACACGTATTTGCGCAAAGCGGCTTTACAGTGAACCTTATTGATGTAAACGGGGCACAACTCGAAAAGGCGGTGCAGACGATCGGCAAAAACCTCGACCGGCAAATAAGCAAGGGTACGCTGACGGAAGCACAGAAAGAAACTACGCTGGGAAATATTACCACGCATACGGACCTGGCCGCAGGAGTAGAAAACGCGGAACTGGTAGTAGAAGCAGCTACAGAAAACATCGACCTCAAACTAAAGATATTCCGTCAACTGGATGAAGCAGCGCCTGCCGGGGCGATCCTGGCCACGAATACCTCCTCGATCTCGATTACTAAAATTGCTGCGGTAACGAAAAGGGCCAACAAGGTGATCGGCATGCACTTTATGAACCCGGTGCCAGTGATGAAGCTGGTAGAGATCATCAATGGGTATGCCACAGACAAAGGGGTGACGGACACGATCGTATCGCTGAGCACGCAACTGGGCAAAGTGCCTTGTGTGGTGAATGACTACCCGGGCTTTATTGCCAACCGCATCCTGATGCCGATGATCAATGAAGCGATCTATAGTTTGTATGAAGGGGTGGCGGGTGTAGAGGGGATCGATACGGTGATGAAACTAGGCATGGCGCACCCGATGGGGCCCTTGCAACTGGCGGATTTTATCGGACTGGATGTTTGCTACTCTATCCTCAACGTATTGTATGAAGGATTTGGGAATCCGAAGTATGCGCCTTGTCCGCTGTTGACGAATATGGTGACAGCGGGTTATTTAGGGATGAAGAGCGGAGAAGGATTTTATACATATACGTCGGGGAGTAAGGAGCTGGTGGTGAGTGAACGATTTAGATAG
- the tnpC gene encoding IS66 family transposase produces MKVFLFHFASLKVYHNSLSEMVVFDYQPGRGREGPSDMLKSFKGHVQTDGYSGYNFLDKEKDITLFHCWAHARRKFYDALQNDKSRAECALEQIQLLYAIERTARDQSLDVQQTLALRQQKAVPILNALHSWMKKTYIETTPKSVIGRALAYSLKLWNGLATYTTDGKLNIDNNLVENAIRPVAIGRKNYLFAGSHEAAQRSAMLYSLFGTCKLHGVNPFEWMKDVLQKIPAYPVNQVAQLLLHNWNK; encoded by the coding sequence ATCAAAGTTTTTCTTTTCCATTTTGCCAGTTTAAAGGTATATCACAACTCCCTAAGCGAAATGGTTGTCTTTGACTACCAGCCAGGTCGTGGACGAGAAGGCCCTTCGGACATGTTGAAAAGCTTTAAGGGCCATGTGCAGACAGATGGGTATAGCGGATACAACTTCCTGGATAAAGAGAAGGACATTACTTTATTCCATTGCTGGGCACACGCCAGGCGAAAGTTCTATGATGCCCTGCAAAATGACAAAAGCCGGGCAGAATGTGCGCTTGAACAGATACAACTATTGTACGCAATTGAAAGGACTGCCAGGGATCAATCCCTCGATGTGCAGCAAACCTTAGCGCTACGGCAACAAAAAGCTGTTCCCATCCTCAATGCCTTGCATAGCTGGATGAAGAAGACTTACATAGAAACAACGCCTAAAAGTGTCATTGGAAGAGCTCTAGCCTATAGTCTGAAATTATGGAATGGTCTGGCAACCTATACAACCGACGGAAAACTCAACATCGATAATAACTTAGTAGAAAATGCCATCCGGCCGGTTGCTATCGGAAGAAAAAATTACCTCTTTGCCGGATCTCATGAAGCCGCTCAAAGAAGCGCCATGCTTTATTCCTTATTTGGTACCTGCAAGCTGCATGGTGTCAATCCTTTTGAATGGATGAAAGACGTCTTGCAAAAAATACCCGCCTATCCTGTCAACCAGGTAGCACAACTTCTCCTACATAACTGGAACAAATAA
- a CDS encoding WG repeat-containing protein: MLKYALLFFAWTLVALPSLARQDSLFIIHDQGKTGYINARGQVVIPAVYYAGLDFSEGLAAVRENGQYGFIDAWGKYVINPTFDKAYSFHHSVTLVVKNNETYIIDRSGKALFPPVFTSLEFISPHKAIVQTKKGNYGIIDILARKLIVDTIYWRINAYEEGVAIIQLNRSHRRKYLSPRYAVIDTLGNTIVPFGKYEAIEPFVNGYAMVDIKAPGKKDDYDDEGAIDARGNLLFRRPASAPGYISGDFHQGFAVVNLEKERSYEGYINRQGRLALDDTNYVRCTDFSRGRAFIRTVEDKYFLIDTTFTILNKEPFDDVEQAPFTGLYAIVKNGDRWAIIDTSGRYIISPLFPSIDKIIGNYFVYSFDEPQYTPRLFGIMSLDSQALTNTIIQQYHPAGFINGLLKTIIDGKSTYLDRRGKQVWQEAPDTSRFLRKLNIDYIGSAHFRAYSTLGPDGDHHSGGWATSNNFPQKKRLPLSIPSNRLSLLIDTARVDTFAGRYYGFSLYLTNTTADTFLFRGQDSQLYMKVQAQDEKGQWKDIQYMPETFCGNSYHWLRLEPGAYWKFVVPHYEGEFNTSLRVELKYPDPANCSKEKVLYSQPFWGSINLSQFTVKEPYYSSGIIDPYID, from the coding sequence ATGCTCAAATACGCTTTATTATTTTTTGCCTGGACCCTCGTAGCATTACCTTCCCTTGCAAGGCAGGATAGTCTGTTCATTATTCACGATCAGGGCAAAACAGGTTATATCAATGCCCGTGGCCAGGTAGTCATCCCCGCTGTTTATTATGCCGGCCTGGATTTTTCCGAAGGATTGGCTGCTGTCAGGGAAAATGGCCAATACGGGTTTATCGATGCCTGGGGTAAATATGTGATCAATCCTACCTTCGATAAAGCTTACTCTTTCCACCATAGCGTCACCTTGGTTGTTAAGAACAACGAGACCTATATCATTGATCGCTCCGGAAAAGCCCTCTTCCCACCCGTTTTTACATCCCTTGAATTCATTAGCCCGCACAAAGCCATCGTTCAAACAAAAAAAGGCAACTATGGTATCATCGACATACTTGCCCGCAAACTAATTGTCGATACCATTTACTGGCGAATCAATGCTTACGAGGAAGGAGTGGCCATTATACAACTGAATAGATCACATAGGAGGAAATACCTCAGCCCACGATACGCTGTTATCGACACCTTGGGCAATACCATCGTACCTTTTGGTAAATATGAAGCGATAGAACCATTCGTAAATGGATATGCTATGGTTGATATAAAGGCTCCCGGCAAGAAGGATGATTATGATGATGAAGGAGCCATTGACGCTCGGGGTAACCTCCTGTTCAGGCGACCCGCTTCAGCGCCCGGTTATATAAGCGGCGATTTTCACCAGGGCTTCGCCGTCGTCAACCTCGAAAAGGAAAGAAGTTATGAGGGGTACATCAACCGGCAGGGCCGACTCGCGTTGGACGATACCAATTATGTGCGGTGCACCGATTTCTCCCGCGGCCGCGCTTTCATCAGGACAGTTGAAGATAAATACTTCCTCATCGATACCACCTTCACCATCCTCAACAAAGAGCCTTTTGATGATGTGGAACAAGCACCCTTTACCGGCCTCTATGCCATTGTCAAAAACGGAGACCGCTGGGCTATTATCGATACCAGTGGCCGTTACATAATATCACCCTTGTTTCCTTCCATCGACAAGATCATCGGTAATTATTTTGTATACAGTTTCGATGAACCTCAATATACCCCCAGGCTGTTTGGGATCATGTCCCTCGATAGCCAGGCCCTCACCAATACCATCATCCAGCAATACCATCCTGCCGGCTTTATCAATGGATTGCTCAAGACTATCATCGATGGCAAGTCCACCTACCTCGATCGGCGGGGAAAGCAGGTATGGCAGGAGGCGCCCGATACTTCCCGCTTCTTGCGCAAACTCAATATCGACTATATCGGTAGTGCCCACTTCAGAGCCTATTCCACGTTGGGGCCTGATGGCGATCACCACAGTGGCGGATGGGCCACCAGCAATAATTTCCCGCAGAAGAAAAGGCTGCCCCTTTCCATTCCATCCAACCGCTTGTCCCTGCTCATCGATACCGCCCGTGTCGATACCTTTGCCGGCAGGTATTATGGCTTTTCCCTCTACCTCACCAATACCACCGCCGATACCTTTTTATTCCGCGGTCAGGATAGCCAGCTCTACATGAAGGTCCAGGCTCAGGATGAAAAGGGCCAGTGGAAAGACATTCAATATATGCCCGAAACCTTTTGCGGCAACAGCTACCATTGGCTGCGCCTTGAACCAGGGGCCTACTGGAAATTTGTGGTGCCCCATTATGAAGGTGAGTTCAATACCTCCCTCCGCGTCGAGCTCAAATACCCCGATCCGGCCAATTGCAGTAAAGAAAAGGTCCTGTACTCCCAGCCTTTCTGGGGCAGCATCAACCTGTCCCAGTTTACTGTTAAGGAGCCTTATTACTCCAGCGGTATCATCGACCCGTATATTGATTAG
- the ribD gene encoding bifunctional diaminohydroxyphosphoribosylaminopyrimidine deaminase/5-amino-6-(5-phosphoribosylamino)uracil reductase RibD, with translation MRLTQENPVTIHLLTTHETYLHRCLELASLAAGHTAPNPLVGAVLVHQGRIIGEGFHRQYGGPHAEPNCINSVAAADSHLIPHATLYVSLEPCAHFGKTPPCADLIVRHRIPEVVIGCRDPFVEVDGKGIEKLQAAGISVTVGVLEQAAIDLNKRFFTFHTAHRPYIILKWAQTANRFIGNTDHTRLHISGELTNRLVHQWRSEEAAILVGANTALWDDPQLNTRLWTGPDPVRLVVDSDLRLPRSLNLFDQKVRTIVFNSLQHQQQDNLLYYQVTKERSLVQQVTNALYQQKILSVLVEGGAQLLQSFIDEGYWDEARVITNNALFVDDGIPAPVLRSGTLVQTQQLGTDTIQIIKRSEAAL, from the coding sequence TTGCGCCTCACACAGGAAAACCCTGTCACCATTCATCTTTTGACCACCCACGAAACATACCTGCACCGTTGCCTGGAACTGGCCAGTCTGGCCGCCGGCCACACAGCCCCCAACCCCCTGGTGGGAGCCGTGCTCGTGCACCAGGGCCGCATCATCGGCGAGGGGTTTCACCGGCAATATGGCGGCCCCCATGCCGAGCCCAATTGCATCAATTCCGTGGCCGCCGCCGACAGCCACCTCATCCCCCATGCCACCCTGTACGTATCCTTGGAGCCCTGTGCCCATTTTGGTAAAACACCCCCCTGTGCCGATCTCATTGTGCGCCACCGCATACCCGAAGTCGTCATCGGTTGCCGCGATCCCTTTGTGGAAGTCGATGGCAAGGGCATCGAAAAACTGCAGGCTGCCGGCATCAGCGTTACCGTAGGTGTATTGGAACAAGCCGCTATCGACCTCAACAAACGATTCTTTACTTTTCATACAGCCCATCGACCTTATATCATCCTCAAATGGGCCCAGACCGCCAACCGGTTCATCGGCAATACCGATCATACCCGCCTCCACATCAGTGGTGAGTTGACCAACCGCCTCGTGCACCAGTGGCGCAGCGAAGAAGCCGCCATCCTCGTGGGCGCCAATACCGCCCTGTGGGATGATCCACAGCTCAACACCCGCCTGTGGACTGGTCCCGATCCCGTGCGACTGGTAGTGGACAGCGACCTGCGCCTGCCCAGGTCACTGAACTTGTTTGATCAAAAAGTAAGGACCATCGTTTTCAACAGCCTGCAACACCAGCAGCAGGACAACCTTCTGTATTACCAGGTCACAAAAGAGCGGAGCCTGGTGCAACAGGTCACCAATGCCCTGTACCAGCAAAAGATATTGAGCGTACTCGTGGAAGGAGGTGCGCAGTTATTACAATCCTTTATCGATGAAGGGTATTGGGACGAAGCCAGGGTCATCACTAACAATGCCTTATTCGTGGATGACGGAATACCAGCACCCGTATTGCGTTCAGGCACCCTGGTGCAAACACAACAACTAGGAACCGATACTATACAGATCATTAAAAGAAGCGAAGCTGCCTTATAA
- a CDS encoding metallophosphoesterase, producing MTIQYCSDLHLERPENYAWWKKRPILPAADTLILAGDILPFAETDQFLDFFQYLSDHFQATYWLPGNHEYYGSDSLHRSGPFREAIRPNVFLLNNQVEQLQDTTLIFSTLWSHISPAAEWDIARAVTDYRLITRDGEPFRPLHSNCLHAESRAFIESAVAAATSPHVIVATHHVPTFQHYPKQFRGSIINEAFATEMDDYIETSPITAWIYGHHHTNTPAFTISNTRLLTNQLGYVRKRAYYGFSNKAVLYC from the coding sequence ATGACCATCCAATACTGTTCCGATCTCCACCTCGAGCGGCCTGAGAATTATGCCTGGTGGAAGAAAAGGCCCATCCTTCCTGCTGCTGATACCCTCATCCTGGCGGGTGATATCCTGCCTTTTGCCGAAACCGACCAGTTCCTGGATTTCTTCCAATACCTGTCCGATCATTTCCAGGCTACCTATTGGCTGCCCGGCAACCACGAGTATTACGGCAGCGATAGCTTGCACCGCAGCGGCCCCTTCCGCGAAGCCATCCGCCCCAACGTTTTCCTCCTCAACAACCAGGTGGAGCAGCTACAAGATACTACCCTCATCTTTTCCACCCTGTGGTCACATATCAGTCCGGCAGCCGAGTGGGACATTGCCCGCGCCGTCACCGATTATCGGCTCATCACCCGCGATGGCGAACCCTTCCGCCCCTTGCACAGCAACTGCCTCCATGCCGAAAGCCGGGCATTTATCGAATCCGCCGTGGCCGCAGCCACCAGCCCGCACGTCATCGTCGCTACCCACCACGTGCCCACCTTCCAGCATTATCCAAAGCAGTTCCGCGGCTCCATCATCAACGAAGCTTTCGCCACTGAAATGGATGACTATATAGAAACATCACCCATCACCGCCTGGATCTATGGCCATCACCATACCAATACCCCGGCGTTCACCATCAGCAACACCCGCTTGCTCACCAACCAACTGGGGTATGTGCGCAAGCGCGCGTATTATGGGTTCAGCAACAAGGCCGTTTTGTATTGTTGA
- the rhuM gene encoding RhuM family protein yields the protein MNPNNQAFFETFFYQVPDAALKIVVLHARNTLWLNQRRLAALFGVDRTAIIRHFQNIFITAELDEQAVCAPFAQTGLDGKTYPIRFYNLDAIIAVGYRINSKKATQFRLWAYQVLSGFTIKGFVLENDRAQAVTSPGKSYFDNLRDRIRAIRTSEKQCYQKITAIYEECSIDYAQDAVITKEFFRTVQNKLHWAVTGKTAAQIIAERAKATVRHMGLQTWKNAPIGKIVKSDVNIAKNYLAEKEMKALRRIVTMYLYYAENQAARQIPMKMQDWIDKLDSFLQFNEYKVLKDTGAITPEAAKQLAEDEYQQYKTALLLNP from the coding sequence ATGAACCCCAATAACCAAGCTTTTTTTGAGACCTTTTTTTATCAGGTACCTGACGCGGCGTTGAAGATAGTGGTTTTGCATGCCCGCAATACTTTATGGCTTAACCAGCGACGGCTGGCGGCACTATTTGGTGTGGACAGGACTGCCATCATCCGACACTTTCAAAACATCTTCATCACCGCCGAACTGGATGAGCAGGCTGTATGCGCCCCTTTTGCACAAACTGGCCTGGATGGCAAAACCTACCCCATCCGGTTTTATAACCTGGACGCCATCATTGCAGTGGGCTACCGGATCAACAGCAAAAAGGCCACACAGTTCCGCCTGTGGGCTTACCAGGTTTTAAGCGGATTTACGATTAAAGGTTTTGTATTGGAAAACGATCGGGCGCAAGCAGTTACAAGCCCGGGTAAAAGTTATTTTGATAATCTGAGGGACCGCATCCGGGCAATACGGACCAGTGAAAAGCAATGCTACCAAAAGATCACGGCTATCTACGAGGAATGCAGCATTGATTATGCGCAGGATGCGGTCATTACGAAGGAATTCTTCCGGACGGTACAGAATAAATTGCATTGGGCGGTGACGGGCAAAACGGCTGCGCAGATCATTGCGGAAAGGGCCAAAGCCACGGTACGGCATATGGGACTGCAAACCTGGAAAAATGCCCCCATAGGAAAGATCGTAAAGTCGGATGTGAACATCGCCAAAAACTACCTGGCGGAAAAAGAAATGAAAGCACTGCGCAGGATCGTAACGATGTACCTGTATTATGCAGAAAACCAGGCTGCACGCCAGATACCGATGAAGATGCAGGACTGGATCGATAAACTGGACAGCTTTTTACAATTCAACGAATACAAGGTATTGAAGGATACGGGAGCTATCACTCCGGAAGCGGCCAAGCAACTCGCGGAAGACGAATATCAACAATACAAAACGGCCTTGTTGCTGAACCCATAA